DNA from Acidobacteriota bacterium:
ACATCATGATCGGGCTGAAGAAGGGGAACAGGGCCACCCAGTTCATCCACTGCATGTTGTTGCCCTGGAACGTCATCATCTGAAGCATGAACGGAATGATGATCAGGAAGATGAGGGGCGCTTGCGTCTGGCCCGCCTCCTGCAGATTCCTGCACATGGCGCCGACCGCGGCGAACAGGCTCGAGTAGAGGAAGTAGCCGAGCAGGAAGAAGACGACGAGCAGCAGAACGGCGCCGGGGCCCGGCAGGTACTGCCGGAACTGAGCCAACTCTTCGAAGTCCGAGGCGGCGGCGATCAAGGTCGGCAAAGCAAGGCTGGCCAGCAGAGCCACGCAGCCGATCCAGATCGCCACCTGGGTGAGCCCGACGGCTCCCACCCCCACGATCTTGCCCAGCATGAGCTGCCAGGGTCGCAGCGACGAGATCACCAGCTCGACGACCCGGCTCTGCTTCTCCTCGAGGACGGATTGCAGCGTCTGGGCGCCATAGGCGAGCATCATGATGTAGAGGATGATGCCGCCCGCGATGCCGGTGATCATCCCGGTGATCCGTTCGGCCTCGGCTTCCTCCGCTTCCTCCTCGTCGAGGCCCACTGGCTCGTACTCCAGCGAGCCGCCCTGGAACAGCCGCCGCACCGATTCGCCGTCCTCGAGCTGGCCGAGACGCAGGTCGACGACCTCCTCGACGATGGCCGCGCGCATCAACTGGCTGCGCACTCCGCCCGGCGGTTCCTTCGACCGGTAGGCGAAGACGGCTTCGCTGGCCGTCGTGTCGTCGAGCACGATGTAGGCCTCGAGTTCCTCGTCCAGCACCTGCTGGTCGAGCTCTTCGGTGCCGGTCCCGGGCGCGGCGAGTTCCACGTCGTATCCCGCCTGATCCAGAGCTTGCTGGACGCGTTCGCCGAGTTGTCCGTTCAGGTCGATCAGGGCGATCTGCCGCTCCGACTGCTCGGAGAGAACCGCCACGAAGCCGACCACCGCCATGATGCCGATCATGAGAAGGGGCATGCCCAGGGTCGAGAGGATGAAGGCCCTCGTCTTGACGCGCTCCACGTACTCGCGGCGGATCACCGACCAGACCTGCTTCATGACGCACCTCCCGTCTGCGAAGGGGCATCGTCGTCGCCGGGGTCCCCGGCATGGCGCACGAAGATCTCGTGCAGCCGGGGTTCCAGCAACTCGAACCTGCGCAGGCTGACTCCCTGCGCCACGACCCGGGCCAGAATCTCGTCTGGGAGCACATCGTCTTGAGGTGTCAGATGGAGCGCGTCGCCGGCCTCTTCGACCTCCGAGACGCCGGGCCAGGTGGCGACCGGGGGAGCCTCACCCTCGAACTCCACCGCCACGACGCCCGTGCGCTCGCGCCGCTTCAACTCCTTCAGGTCGTCGTCGAGCACCTTGCGCGACCGCGAAATGAGGCAGACCCGCTCGCAGAGCCGCTCCGCCTGCTCCATGAGGTGGGTCGAGAAGAGGATCGTCTTGCCGCGCTCCTTCTCCTCGAGGACGATCTCCTCCAGCACGTCCTGGTTGATCGGGTCGAGGCCGCTGAACGGCTCGTCCAGGATCAGCAGTTCCGGATCGTGGAGCACCGTGGAGATGAACTGCACCTTCTGCTGCATCCCCTTCGATAGCGCCTGCACCTTCTTGGACGCCCATTCGCTGAGTCCCAGGCGCTCGAGCCACGCCTCGGCCCGGGTGCGGGCGAGGGACCGTGGGACGCCACGGATCTCGCCGAAGAAGACGAGCTGGTCGAGCACCTTCATCTTCTCGTAGACGCCGCGCTCCTCGGGCAGGTAGCCGACGCGGCTGCGCCGGGTGAAGTCTGGGGCGCCGCCGAAGAGCTCCACCGAGCCGCCGTCGGGCAGGAGGATGCCCATCATCATGCGGATCGTGGTCGTCTTGCCCGAGCCGTTGGGTCCCAGCAGGCCGTAGATCGTCCCGGGCTCGATCGCAAGGTCGAAGTCATCGACCGCGGTGTGGGCGCCGAACGTCTTGCGGACGCCGGAGAGGCGTACAACGGTTCCGTTCTGAGTCATGGAGGCCTACTCCGTTCGTGGGGGCGGAGAGAGGATAGTCGATCGGTCTCGTGGCGCCGGTTAGGCTACGCCGACATTCTCAATGCCCGGGGACGGGAGAACGGAGGACGCGAGATGAAGAGCTCACGGAGAAGCGTCGTCGCCGCGGCGAGCCTGGTCGCCATGGCCTTGACCTTTGTGGCGGCTGCGACACCGGCCCATGCCGAGGAGATCCGCCCCGGCGTGTACCGGACTCCGGATGCCCGGTTCGAGAACCTGCCGGGCTTCGACTTCGAGCCGCACTACCTGGAGATCGACGGTTACCGCGTTCACTACCTTGACGAGGGACCTGCCGATGGCGAAGTGATCCTGCTGCTCCACGGCGAGCCGACCTGGGCGTACCTGTTCCGGAAGATGATCCCCGTTCTCGTCGAAGCGGGACATCGCTGCATCGTGCCCGACCTGATCGGCTTCGGGCGGTCGGACAAGCCGGCGAGCATGGACACCCACACCTACAGGTTCCACGTCGACGCGATGACCAAGCTGGTCGAGGCGCTCGACCTGCAGCAGGCCACCTTCTTCGGCCAGGACTGGGGCAGCCTGATCGGCTTGCGGGTCGTGGCGGAGAACGAGGACCGCTTCGCACGGGTCGTCCTCTCAAACGCCGGTCTCCCGGTTGGCGGAGCGGCCGGCCCGGAGGACTTCCCCGAGAACAGCGCCTTCATGCGGTGGAAGCAGAGGAACCAGGCGATGATCGACGCTGGCGACATTCCCACCGGCCGTATGCTGGCGACCAACACGGGCGACCCGTCGATCGCGGTCGCCTACGACGCGCCGTTCCCCGAGCCGGCCTACAAGGCCGGGGCGCTGATCATGCCGCAGCGGGTGCCGGTCTTTGCCGACGATCCGGCCAACGAGGCCAACCGCAAGGCCTGGGAGGTGTTCGAGAGCTGGGAGAAGCCCTTCCTGACGGCCTACGGCGACCGCGACCCGATCACGCGGGGCGGCGAGGTGCCGTTCCAGAGGCGAGTCCCCGGTGCCCAGGGCCAGCCGCATGTCAAGGTCGAAGGCGCGGGCCACTTCATCCAGGAAACGCACGGCGAGGAGCTGGCGGGGATCATCAACGAGTTCATCGCCGCGAATCCGGTGGAGTAGGTCGGGGCCGGCTGTCGCCGCGCCGAACTCTAGGTGTCGGAAGCCGAGTAGCCGAGATCGGCCGGGTTGCAGTTCCGGTGGTCGGGTTCCGGGTCGACCGCGAAGCGCTTCGCGGCAATCGTCGTGTGGCCCTGGACGAGCGCCTTGGCTATGCGGTGCATTCCGTCCATCACCCGGCCGTCCATTCCCAGGATGATGGGGTGCGCGAGGTCCGTCGCCTCGATCAGCGCCATGTGCTCGACCACTGACCGGACCGTCGGCCGGAAGTGGTCGCGGTCGAACCAGTAGACATGGTCGATCTCGGCGATGTCGGCGAGTGGCACCTCTTCGACGGGCAGGTCGGCGCTCAGTTCGATGAGGCGGTGGACGTCCCAGGCCTTCTGGCCGTCCTTGTCGGGCATGAAGTGGTACTGGCGCCGCATTCCCGCAGGCTATCGGGAGGGTGACGGTTCGCCGATAGGGCGCGCTATGCTCGCCGGCCTCTGTTGACAGTGAGTCTGATGCTCGGAAAGGAGCTTGGGATGTCGAAGTGGACCGTTCGGGCCCTGGTGTTTGCGGTGTTGTTGTGCGTGAGCGTCCCGGTGATGGCGGGAGACGAGAAGTCCGACGCTTCGTTGGGGCTGGTAGCCATCAACGTGGCGGACCTTGAGCGGTCCGAGAAGTACTACGCCGAGGTGCTGGGCTTCACTCGTGCCTGGCAGTACCCGCCGGACTCGGACGATCCGATCGAGATCGGTCTGGTGGCGCCCGGCGGCGGAGCTGGCCTCGCACTGGCCCACCTGAACGACGATCCGCTCCCTGAGGGCAAGGGCCGGTACGGCCGGATCATCCTCAACACGGCGAACGCCAAGGCTCTGGCGAAGAAGGCCGAGGCGGCTGGTTCCACGCTCCGGTGGGTCACCATTCCCGGCGACAACCCGCCGACGATCGTGTTCTTCCGCGATCCGGACGGCTACGAGATCGAGCTGTACCAGGCTGCGTCGCAGTAGGGGCGGTGAGGACCGCGGCGAAGGCGCTTCCGGTTCGCGCGCTCAGGATCGGGTCGTTACCAGGACGATCGTGAGCGTCACGAGCGACACCGCCGCGAGAATCCCCATGAACCCCAGGCTGAAGGCGACGAAGCGCGCGATCAGACCGGGCCACCCGCCTCCGTACACCCGGCGCATCGCCACCAGGAGGTAG
Protein-coding regions in this window:
- a CDS encoding haloalkane dehalogenase gives rise to the protein MKSSRRSVVAAASLVAMALTFVAAATPAHAEEIRPGVYRTPDARFENLPGFDFEPHYLEIDGYRVHYLDEGPADGEVILLLHGEPTWAYLFRKMIPVLVEAGHRCIVPDLIGFGRSDKPASMDTHTYRFHVDAMTKLVEALDLQQATFFGQDWGSLIGLRVVAENEDRFARVVLSNAGLPVGGAAGPEDFPENSAFMRWKQRNQAMIDAGDIPTGRMLATNTGDPSIAVAYDAPFPEPAYKAGALIMPQRVPVFADDPANEANRKAWEVFESWEKPFLTAYGDRDPITRGGEVPFQRRVPGAQGQPHVKVEGAGHFIQETHGEELAGIINEFIAANPVE
- a CDS encoding ATP-binding cassette domain-containing protein, whose protein sequence is MTQNGTVVRLSGVRKTFGAHTAVDDFDLAIEPGTIYGLLGPNGSGKTTTIRMMMGILLPDGGSVELFGGAPDFTRRSRVGYLPEERGVYEKMKVLDQLVFFGEIRGVPRSLARTRAEAWLERLGLSEWASKKVQALSKGMQQKVQFISTVLHDPELLILDEPFSGLDPINQDVLEEIVLEEKERGKTILFSTHLMEQAERLCERVCLISRSRKVLDDDLKELKRRERTGVVAVEFEGEAPPVATWPGVSEVEEAGDALHLTPQDDVLPDEILARVVAQGVSLRRFELLEPRLHEIFVRHAGDPGDDDAPSQTGGAS
- a CDS encoding ABC transporter permease; this encodes MKQVWSVIRREYVERVKTRAFILSTLGMPLLMIGIMAVVGFVAVLSEQSERQIALIDLNGQLGERVQQALDQAGYDVELAAPGTGTEELDQQVLDEELEAYIVLDDTTASEAVFAYRSKEPPGGVRSQLMRAAIVEEVVDLRLGQLEDGESVRRLFQGGSLEYEPVGLDEEEAEEAEAERITGMITGIAGGIILYIMMLAYGAQTLQSVLEEKQSRVVELVISSLRPWQLMLGKIVGVGAVGLTQVAIWIGCVALLASLALPTLIAAASDFEELAQFRQYLPGPGAVLLLVVFFLLGYFLYSSLFAAVGAMCRNLQEAGQTQAPLIFLIIIPFMLQMMTFQGNNMQWMNWVALFPFFSPIMMYPRAVMGDVPAWMVAVSIVLMAVTVWGAAWVAGRIYKVGILSQGNRPNLRELIRWIREA
- a CDS encoding VOC family protein; translation: MSKWTVRALVFAVLLCVSVPVMAGDEKSDASLGLVAINVADLERSEKYYAEVLGFTRAWQYPPDSDDPIEIGLVAPGGGAGLALAHLNDDPLPEGKGRYGRIILNTANAKALAKKAEAAGSTLRWVTIPGDNPPTIVFFRDPDGYEIELYQAASQ